The Ipomoea triloba cultivar NCNSP0323 chromosome 4, ASM357664v1 DNA segment GCTAACGGAAAATCATAGGTGATCATTTTTTTATACTCGGAGAACATTTGATAGTCATTTTATAGTTGGATGATGTTTGGTGGTAATACCCCTAAATACACGAAtgaccattggaggtattacTCTTTAGATAATAAAGTTGATTTAGAAAGGCATTTGCATCAAGTATTCACTTGgtcaactttaatttcttttttttttaattaaaaattcaaaacgaAAATAATATATGAACTAATCATTATCTCAGATTCTCAGCTAATACTTTATCataattctttaaaaacttaatattaaatattaacccaaCTAatgtcttattaaattaaatattttatctaaaCTAATCATTATCTcatctaatattttaattttttaaaatagtaatcataataaaattaaagtcatTATTATACAATAGCATTACAATTATGTTCTATTGTTGATTCTTAGGGATTTCAATAATATCCTTGGCCATTtaatatagggaaaatgacactttttccccctatgttatgtgcatatagcacttttcccccctgtgttattaaagtggctgtTTTTCCCCCTAAAATGTTAAAGtggcatttttacccttaaaaataattattcatttatttttcttctccaacaaattattacttatatgtatgcatggatgatcacgattcggttcgaacctaaccaaacactgtagcaataatcataccgaaatagtatggacggttctggttacaattcagaaccgaaaaaaataaaattaaataattgttgaaccgtgaaccggaactgaaccacagtcatatatagtgaaaatgatcaaacactcattttgataaatcggtatgTTTCGATtacaatttcgattttgaaccgtcaatcaaaacttatttatttatttattttaattttatttcttatttaaaaataatctaaattcaacaattattttattttattttttcggttctgaatcgtaaccgtaactatcgtccatactatttaagtttaattgctacagtgttcgattatgttcgtatcgaactgtgatattccatacatattagtaataattggttggagaataaaaataaatgaaataattatttttaaggacaaaaatgtcaatttaacattatagggggaaaaactaccactttaaaATAACTTAGGggggaaaactaccactttaataacaaaGGAGGAAAAAgtgttatatgcacataacataggggggaaaaatgccattttccctttaatATATAGGTATAAGTTCCATTAGCATTttaaacggaaaaaaaaaattcttcaaaaaaaaataattataatcaaattaaatgataatataataatatgaaatatttgaactttaagtagaaataaattaaaattttattaaagctAAATCTTTTCAATGACAAATAGTCTCATGTAATAGTTGCCTGGGTCTAAATAGTAGCCGGGGAAGAATATTCCAATTATTGTGCTAACCTTAAATaaccttccttttttttttttttgaaaacttaaataACCTTCCTTAATTTAAGCGAAGTTAATATACCTAAACGGGCAATGGGCAGGCTGCCCGAATCGCGTCTCATCCCGTCATTCATAATCATATTCATAGATACATATAAACCCTACTTACCGTCCCCCACTGCCCACTACTCGCATCAAACCAAACAAATCCCACTATCTTTTtcgctttcttcttcttcttctatatATAAcccaagaagaagaagctttGCTTTTCCTACTCTTCTAATCTTTTCTACAACTGTACGTACAGTGAATCCACACAACTAAATTAAAGCTTTCTGTTTTAATTTCTGTCTCTTTTTTCCCCCTCCAAAATGGGTCCTTCTTGTAGACGAAGAAAGCCCAAAAGGTCAAGAAAATCCACGGCGTTTAAATCTTCGCCGCCGCCGTCCAAGGCGGCGGCCTCTGAGGATTCGGCGAAGAACGGCGGCGATCATGAAGgggacggcggcggcggcataGGAGCTGCGGATGACGTGTGCTCGACGCCGAAAGCGGAGAGGTTTCGGATTCCGGCGATGGACACGTGCCCTCCGGCGCCGAAGAAGCGGAGGGTGATGACGAGTTGGCCGCCGCCGTCGTTGCGGCGGAGTAGTAATACTCCGCCCGTCGCGTTCTTTGCTCCGCCGGATATCGAGCTCTTCTTTTACTTCGCGCTTCGCGGCGGCGTCTCAGTTTGAATATAATGCTAAGAAAGAAAAGCAGTACTCATGTTAATTAGCTTTAATGGAataacaatcttttttttttttttttcatttgatcaTTGACTAGTTGTGTGAGAATGAGGTTTTGTTGATGATTATTGAGTGAGAATAGAATAGAAGCAAGTTTTAGCCCCTTTTTTGCTTGTGctaatttgtttgtttagatTATTATTTCTCTTTATTGCTTGTTTAATTTGTGTGTAGGACATACTACATTTTAAATATCTTAATGTAGTGCTGACTTTTGGGTCTTGAAGAGTGCAGTATCCATTGCCCATTGGGTATATTTGGTTGTGTGCctaattttatcttaatttcGACTTACCAACTCTAATTAGCAGTTGGCATCTAGCTCTACGATTGTACTGtataatctaataaaataaCTCACTTATCATTATATCagaagttatagctagtagtgaaaatttttttagtaaaatttttattaaatttcatgTTTCGAATGTTTTGATGATAGGATACTGTTGTACCGAACTTCTATATATGATGTTGTGtggcatcatcatcatcttgattgacacttaaattttttttagtaatatttgGGGTTGatttagtagtttaaaataatactttggGTAAAAAGTAATCTTAAATATACtccaaattaatgaaattattcaATCATAGAAATACATCTCTGTTGTTCTTTGACCATGTTAAAAGGCTTCCTGAAAGGGGTTTCTCCCCATATTCCATTTCAAGAAAAATCATTCTGAAAaagtattgaaaaaaaaaaccttatagTTTTAGGTGAGATGGATCAAATTTTATTGAAAGTTAAAtctatcttatatatattttcaccCAAGAAGATGATAGGTATACTTGGGAAAATATGAACCACACATTTTTctaaaacattatatttacGGTGGTTAAAAAATTGTTACGGAACTTGAAGGTTTTAGTgtgatatataaaaatagaaataaaggTTAATTAGGCCACTAAACTGCACACTAAACTAAAATCGATAACTGACACATcagataaacaagtcattttggattaaattgcatgagtttgtgttgTTCTACATGGAcccaattacattttttttagtccGATAGCCTAATTACAATTTGGTGTGcagttcagtggtctattttatcattttttcttaaaaatttacTTTGATTATCAGTGGGACAACAGGTGAACAAGTACTAGATAATGAAAAAGCTAGGAGATGAAAGTAAGTACTTCACTCCGATGATGTTTGTTTAGGGGGGAAGTATATTGTACACATGAAGAGGTAGAGGACTGAGCATAGCATAgctttgtttttaatattgaaaGGTGAGATGATTGTGTCAGATTGTGTGTCTGACCATACCCAACATTATTTAGGGGAATCCAATGAAAGGGCTCGTGCGGCTTGTGATCATTATTGTATGTGAGAATCTTTCTATTCATTTCGATCAatcatttttatctttatttctCTACGCGCCCTAttcttcttttatatattttttcatgtaCTAAGTAACTTCTTAATTCTGGAAAAATGATTATGAACCCAAGCTGTAGGATGCTTATTTGATTCATCAtatcatttcatctttcatgaTGATGGAAGATATATAATGCATGAGTGCAAGTTATATAAATACCAAATAATTGTTAattgttaaatatgcatcatcATAGTTTCTTGAATGGTCAGGCAaggccaattttttttatttgtgtagTCCTGTGCGGGTAAATAAGTAAGGTCCtattaaagtataaataaactgtgaattgaagaaaagtgatTCGCGTGATTATTACggagtgaattttttttttttgaataatacgtagtagaatttagatcagtcatgaaaatttaattttgagccaatataatcacaaatacatatactaacaaTTGGGCCAGGGCTGAATTAGGGGcctccaaaattttggggccctgtgctgttGCTCACCTTGCGCGCCTTAAAATCCGGCCCTGGGTCAAGGTATACTCGGGATCACTTTAATTTCAGCCAAATTGATCAAACAATTGACTTGATAAGTACAAGGTTCTAACTTCAACTCATCATGCCGCCAAAGTtgtttattgactttcttggtttgagcatGTCAGGTATGGACAGTTTCTTGGTTTGAGCATGTCAAGTATGGACAGCCTAtattgatttacctccttgttgTCTTTCGCCGGTTAAGGTCACAAGAAAGACTTCACTCAGAGCGCAGTGATTGCTGATTTTTTTcgtaaatcaaaattataatcaAGTTAGGTTGGGTAAAATCATCTCTGAATTATGGAAGTGTCGAAGTGTTTATGGTCATTATGCTTAATCCTGTGATAATGAATAGTTTTTTTGGcactaataattttaatgaatataatgtatgcATGCCAATTAtgttctaaatttaattatattattaagcTCATGCCCTATATATGTTCTAAAACATGATTGCTTCTAGACAATGATAATTATAGTTAGTGTGGACGataagttattattattctcaTAATAATGTAATAACTGATCGTTATATgatcattcatatatatatttttttttttcttgaagttGGTATGCGGGCTAGTTCGTGGGCTGGCCCGCAAAAATTAAAGCTCGCGATGGGATGGCCCATCTTGCTTTGATACTTCGGCCCTACagatatgtatatgtttaaatGAACATgtaataatagaattaaaataatattttagtgtttattattatataatgtattttatttattcaatcaTGCTCCACCCACTATTACTAAGTCACCATTTTAGGATTATTGCAAATAAACGGGGTTTACTCAATGTGCATCCTCAAATAGTAATTCTAAGTATCTCTCATAATCCAAAATAAATACTACGTAATAACTATTTGTATCTACTCCAAATATAACTAATAATTGTTGAGTACTAAAATTTAATCGATAACGATTTTGGagtaaataaacaataataaaaatggcCTCTACATCTATAAtggtaaaatattaaatattatttttattattaagtaatcaaattattgttaactactttttaaattttgaattaatagtaatatcaattttgattattaaataAGGAAGTGACACAAGCATTAATATCAAAATGTCAATCTATATTAACTAGTATAGAAAAGGTGggttatatattattgtaatgGTATCGTTCACGGTTCACCTAATACAATTACAATCAATATAACCTAATTGACATATAGATTTCCTCTGAATATGGTTAAGTCTCACCTAACCACATTTATTATAaatcattcatatatatttGTCCGAGGATAAGGTTTACATGCACCAAATCCACTTTACAAAAGTAAGAATTACGTGGATAACACGAATggataaaacataatttttgtataaaaaattatgaatttgattgttattaatactttattttTAGGTTGAGTTCATCGCATAAGTGTTCGTATAATTTGTAAGTTATTATGCAGAAATATTAATTCCAAGTTTTTCGATCCTGTCATCTAACAAAAACTACAAAATTACTGTACGAACCGACAATTCACGCAGAGCTACTTAAACTGCGGCAAAATTGGTGCAACTAAATTAACGGCAAATTAAATTCCTTCTACAAGGCAAAATTAGCTAAATACTCCACACCTAATTTGTGTTGAACGAGACAATAGCACTGTGCCAAGTTGTGTTGtgcataaattaatttataactaggaacaaataatttttgtcaaaaagaaaaaaaaaactaggaacaaataacaaattttgttgttttatgggaaaaatgtatttttagtttttagattGTTCTTTATTAGTTTAGTCTCTAATTGTTTACTGTTGCAATATATATCTCTAACTAACTCTTCAAAAAGTAAGTTAACACTAACTGTTTTTGAAGAGTTAAGTAAATATTGCAACGGTAAACAGTTAGGGTCTAAAGCAGCTAGTAAGAAACAATCGAGAGattaaaaatgtgtttttcccttgtttatttcataatttggatcttttaaaaaaatccgTCCCGTCCAACAAACAATCACCTCTCGCCAGTGCCTTCTTCACAAGGACATCCACAACACGATTTTGCTACCTAAAAACATGTCTAACGGTGATGTCCCAATAATCCTTGGCCAACAACTCTTTACATTCATCAATGATTAAAAATTGTTAGTACTACAGATAACAGATTAGCTATTTGCTTTATTTTAACGTTGTGATGGAATATCCAGgataggaatcattccaacacAACAGATAAATATACTGAGAATTAACAGAATTGAACATTATGAGACTGTTAAAGTAGAGCTGGGCAATGCAAAAAATGTCAAAGTTGTTGTTTTGTGCATGTCTGAGATGGGCAAAGGGGCAATCATTGCCATAAATTACATGATTGATGAGTGTATAAAAGAAGATGCACAAGTAGTGGATTGGTAAAGCTTTAGCTTTTACTATCTATACTACTCTGTATGAGCAGTGGCTTTTAGAATTCTTATAATTGTACGTAGACCACAGGCCATGGGATGAGAAGccttttattattgttgtggACCATCTTATGTTTATATTCCTCTTtgcttttcatttgttttataattacaatttagaTGAGATTTTTAGTGTGAATTgaagtgacattttatttattaagaaaaaagattttaGACCAAAAGTGTATTGATAggtactccgtatatattattCGCTAATTGTGAggatattgaaaattttaaagcaaTTTAATAAAGTATGTACTAGAGTTTTGCTCACGGTGCACAAGAAGCCCCCTTATTGTTATTGGTGAAACTCAATCTCTGATCTCTTCTCCTAAACTTCACCCTCTGATCAGTTGAACTGCCAACTAGGACAAATTAAGTATTTTCTACTTACCATGACACGGTTTTGTTTTGGTTCAATTCTTTCCATGTATATCTTTGGCTTCCCCACTTGACCGCCAATGTTTAAGAGCAATTGGTGGGACAAAGTTCGATCCTTTCTTACGCGTGTGtatgattattatatttccTGAATTTTAGCTAAATAATTTACTTTGGTAAAGGTTTGATCATTACTTAGAAAATTACTTTATTACTGttttttattgtaaatttttaagttgATCTAAGTATgtatatgccaaagaccttgtggtccagtggcacccggtgtctcggaaaacactctcatgggatttattataattaacccatttttttaatgttgaatTTCAACTTTAATTATTCCTTTAATGATGACATTAATTTGTCTCAAATTTTAACCATAATTTTTCTTCAACGTTTGTAACTCTTTAAATGAGAACCTCAGCCACTTGGGACCCCAATGGAGCTAATCATTATTAATGCAGATAGGTGTACATGAACTGTCCAAAACCTAGCCTGTTTAGTGTGGAAATTTATTTACTTCATTCtccaaatgtttttttttaatatagcaattgttaataaaaaaaaaattattttctgtattttcaaaattttgactaCTGAACTGGGACCTAAATGTTGGTTGGTACGTTTGTTGAGTTATTTGGGACCTCAGCTGGTTGAGAGAATAACCGGTGATCATACTTTGGCATCATTCTgcagatttttttattttttatttttttttattttggcttTCTGTTACTTGTATACAGAGATTCTTTACTTTTTGGTATATGCAGTTTTGTGCAGCTTAGATAGGCTGATTTCTTATTCATTGGTTAGGTTGTCCTTTGCTACACTGGTATGTGGTCATGTTTTGGTAGAGGGTTTTGTCATTTAtaggaaaaattgtatttttaatcaTTGAGTTATAAAGTAACGGTGATCACAAGTTTTATATTATAGGTGTTAtataatttggttaaaaaattaatataaatgtttggttaaattaactttttgtaactctaaaatgctcaaaacaactttttcaattaacttttttagaaaagaaatcataccaaatagctatcagctaacaactaatttaccaaacacctttctacaattagctaatgttatcaactaactAGTCATATCGTATAACCAATAAGCTGCTAgcaatcatttaccaaacagggccattgtgttatattttttctttatattatttattaactagTCATTTTTAGTTAATCATAACAAATATGAAACGTTCGACTTTAGTATTTTAAAGATACATGCATGTTTAGTGTACTGTAGGTTTATTCTTAATATACTATCTAAAAAGTAAATCTTGAGTACATTAAAATTGAAtgtttagtatactaaaaataaacatttatcaaTAGTCTACATTGCGATGTGGTGCATAtatagtccacaatataatttccTGTAAAAACATTATCTATTACTTtcgaaaatattattattgaacatGTAATTAGACATGCATGTACTTAACTACTTATAGATGCTTAATTTACGTAAAActactaattaatattatatacaatCGTAGTAGAATTATGCAATGTTATTTTAGAACTGTA contains these protein-coding regions:
- the LOC116017622 gene encoding cyclin-dependent protein kinase inhibitor SMR9-like, which produces MGPSCRRRKPKRSRKSTAFKSSPPPSKAAASEDSAKNGGDHEGDGGGGIGAADDVCSTPKAERFRIPAMDTCPPAPKKRRVMTSWPPPSLRRSSNTPPVAFFAPPDIELFFYFALRGGVSV